The Legionella sp. PATHC032 genome has a window encoding:
- a CDS encoding dehydrogenase has translation MILNITATQFPDLTLNAIESCQNIYRSIDFNFGEDADMAISKASLEKFVNQFKSIHSTHDKPIEGIITLGKMKNVSSDTIKLLLTTEDFVQMLDQKSFLKLIVTSNEIANFVLDHPKLRAKLDGIEPLVDAQKFENSCTARAIMRILFERGLIEPSSYTPCKELEIYKEIWLEPGKVASPEKIASYFCKYNLNVIGVEIRELSKAVRNKYSKDMVITSLYSLFKKEVPMRKKVTLATLSEADFPEGITTLIIIKAGVLHTLLGKKHHGQFEVTDPWFGDKKIYSGFMDFLEKERKNLGVFFEISQGSQEIVRP, from the coding sequence ATGATTTTGAATATTACAGCAACGCAATTTCCGGATTTGACGCTTAATGCTATTGAATCCTGTCAAAATATCTATCGAAGTATTGATTTTAATTTTGGGGAAGATGCGGACATGGCGATTAGCAAAGCCAGTTTGGAGAAATTTGTCAATCAATTTAAGAGTATCCATAGCACTCATGATAAGCCAATTGAAGGGATTATTACTTTGGGAAAGATGAAAAATGTCTCTTCTGATACGATTAAATTGCTTCTTACCACAGAAGATTTCGTTCAAATGCTTGATCAAAAAAGTTTCTTAAAATTAATAGTAACTTCCAATGAAATCGCAAATTTTGTATTAGATCATCCTAAACTAAGAGCAAAACTTGATGGTATTGAACCTTTGGTAGATGCACAAAAATTTGAAAACTCTTGTACTGCAAGAGCAATAATGAGAATACTATTTGAAAGAGGGCTTATTGAACCCAGCAGTTATACGCCTTGCAAAGAATTGGAAATATACAAAGAAATTTGGTTAGAACCCGGAAAAGTGGCATCGCCTGAAAAGATTGCATCCTATTTTTGCAAGTATAACTTGAATGTCATCGGTGTTGAAATTAGAGAGCTATCAAAGGCTGTACGCAATAAATATTCAAAAGATATGGTTATTACTTCACTCTATTCCCTTTTTAAGAAAGAAGTACCAATGAGAAAAAAAGTGACATTGGCTACCTTAAGTGAGGCAGATTTTCCTGAAGGGATAACCACTCTTATCATTATAAAAGCCGGGGTACTCCATACCTTATTAGGCAAGAAACATCATGGGCAATTTGAAGTAACCGATCCCTGGTTTGGTGATAAAAAAATATATAGTGGATTCATGGACTTTCTTGAAAAAGAGAGAAAAAATCTGGGGGTATTCTTTGAAATTTCTCAAGGATCTCAAGAAATTGTTAGACCGTAA
- a CDS encoding ATP-binding protein — translation MRRENTKSNIDFKSIFDSLPDLYLILDRDFNIIEVSAAYLQATMVSRKQILGKNVFNAFPDNPNDPKATGVKNLYASFQRVLKNKSADTMAIQKYDIQRPIERGGGFEERYWSPINTPVLGPDQEVEYIIHRVEDVTEFIHLKKTGSEQLKLMEELRTKAGEMEVEIYLRAQEIQEANKRLEEANKNLARLDQIKTQFFANVSHELRTPLMLILGPLEMLLAEKSLPSSVRNTLRRIENNAQILLKHVNDLLNISKLDAGKMILHYANIDLAKLIRQTIALFEAQIPERKLAFSVDLPNELQAQMDPDKIQHILINILSNAVKFTPQNAKVWIRLEQINPETCRLQIEDNGQGIPPDLCETIFERFFQVEEPTTRTVGGTGLGLSIAKDFVELHGGSIFAGNARNGGAIFTIELPLKAPQNVKVSSSYSQLLLGEKEISTSLAEFRNKIKPIKEAAEDDYYDRPLILVVEDNQEMNHFICKILNSIYRTESAFDGREGLQKSIALHPDLIVSDIMMPHMSGVEMLHAIRHHPLLLKTPIIILTAKSDDELCARMLEEGAQDYVIKPFSAKEFKARVANLILVKKAEDELDQFVYHASHDLKAPLPAMDHLISWIEEDLGEMLSEQSKKYLLLLRQRASRMSKLLDGLLKYAQSGYVFDKVRKIHTDRLITDIIRKLNPPQTITFQLEDTLPVLNTCELPLREVFTALLDNSIRHHHRKDGHIIIGTKEKDRFYEFFVADDGPGIEKKYQDRIFQLFQTLQPRDKLETSGVGLSIAKKIVEFQGGKISVESEKNKGCVFRFLWPKDKEIGDAC, via the coding sequence GTGCGAAGGGAAAATACCAAGTCAAATATTGATTTTAAATCCATATTTGATTCCTTGCCGGATTTATATCTTATATTGGACAGGGATTTTAATATCATTGAAGTAAGCGCTGCCTATTTACAGGCTACAATGGTAAGCCGCAAACAAATTTTAGGAAAAAATGTTTTCAATGCTTTTCCTGATAATCCCAACGATCCAAAAGCAACCGGCGTTAAAAATCTCTATGCTTCGTTTCAAAGGGTTCTAAAAAACAAATCGGCAGATACAATGGCCATACAAAAATATGATATTCAGAGACCCATAGAACGAGGAGGGGGATTTGAAGAACGTTATTGGAGCCCTATTAATACTCCGGTTTTAGGGCCTGATCAGGAAGTGGAATATATTATCCATCGTGTGGAGGATGTTACAGAATTTATCCATTTAAAAAAAACTGGATCAGAGCAACTGAAGTTAATGGAAGAACTGCGCACGAAAGCAGGAGAAATGGAGGTTGAAATCTATTTGCGTGCCCAGGAAATTCAGGAAGCAAACAAGCGGTTGGAAGAGGCCAATAAAAATCTGGCTAGACTTGATCAAATCAAAACCCAATTTTTTGCTAACGTCAGTCATGAGCTTCGTACCCCATTAATGCTGATATTAGGCCCTTTGGAAATGTTACTGGCTGAAAAATCGCTTCCCTCATCTGTTCGGAATACATTGAGACGCATAGAAAATAACGCTCAAATCTTACTGAAACATGTCAATGACTTACTAAATATCTCAAAGCTGGATGCTGGCAAAATGATTCTTCATTATGCCAATATTGATTTGGCAAAATTAATTCGACAGACAATTGCATTGTTTGAGGCTCAGATTCCTGAACGCAAGCTTGCATTTTCAGTCGATTTGCCCAATGAATTGCAAGCACAAATGGACCCTGACAAAATCCAGCATATTTTAATCAATATTTTATCAAATGCTGTAAAATTTACACCGCAAAATGCGAAAGTATGGATTAGATTAGAGCAAATCAATCCTGAAACGTGCAGGCTTCAGATAGAAGATAATGGGCAGGGTATTCCTCCCGATCTTTGCGAAACTATATTCGAGCGTTTTTTTCAGGTTGAGGAACCTACAACTCGGACGGTAGGGGGAACGGGGTTGGGTTTATCGATTGCAAAAGATTTCGTTGAATTACATGGGGGCTCAATTTTTGCTGGGAATGCTCGAAATGGTGGTGCCATTTTTACCATTGAGTTGCCACTAAAAGCGCCTCAAAATGTAAAGGTTTCTTCTTCCTATAGCCAGCTATTATTAGGGGAAAAAGAAATAAGCACGAGTCTTGCTGAATTCAGAAATAAAATAAAACCAATCAAGGAGGCAGCTGAAGATGATTATTACGATAGACCACTTATCTTGGTAGTAGAAGACAATCAGGAGATGAATCATTTTATTTGTAAAATATTGAACTCTATTTATCGTACTGAAAGTGCTTTTGATGGCCGAGAGGGTTTGCAAAAATCGATCGCTTTACATCCAGATCTAATCGTGAGTGATATTATGATGCCTCATATGAGTGGTGTCGAGATGTTACATGCTATTAGACACCACCCTCTACTATTGAAAACTCCAATTATTATTTTAACTGCCAAATCAGACGATGAATTATGTGCTCGTATGCTGGAAGAAGGAGCCCAGGATTATGTGATAAAACCATTCTCGGCCAAGGAATTTAAAGCCAGAGTTGCTAATTTGATTTTGGTGAAGAAAGCTGAAGATGAACTGGATCAATTTGTCTATCACGCATCACATGACTTAAAAGCACCATTACCTGCTATGGACCATTTGATTTCATGGATTGAAGAGGATCTGGGCGAAATGCTTTCCGAACAATCTAAAAAATATTTACTGCTCTTGCGTCAACGTGCTTCACGAATGTCAAAGTTGCTCGATGGATTGCTTAAATACGCTCAATCAGGATATGTTTTTGATAAGGTTCGTAAAATTCACACTGATAGATTGATTACCGATATCATAAGGAAATTGAATCCCCCTCAAACTATCACGTTTCAACTCGAAGATACGTTGCCAGTATTGAATACTTGCGAGCTCCCTTTGAGAGAGGTCTTTACGGCGCTCCTCGATAACAGCATCAGGCATCATCACCGCAAAGATGGACATATCATCATTGGTACAAAAGAAAAGGATCGGTTTTATGAGTTTTTTGTAGCTGATGATGGGCCTGGAATAGAGAAAAAATATCAAGACCGAATTTTTCAATTGTTTCAGACCTTACAACCCAGGGACAAACTTGAAACAAGTGGAGTAGGTCTAAGTATTGCTAAGAAAATAGTCGAGTTTCAAGGAGGTAAAATTTCTGTGGAATCAGAAAAAAACAAAGGCTGCGTCTTTCGCTTTTTATGGCCAAAAGATAAGGAGATTGGCGATGCGTGCTAA
- a CDS encoding F-box-like domain-containing protein, with product MKKSFFSALPEETIINTLSFLKANTLGRVAQTCQFFNRLANDKHLELNQLRQQRIKQELWGNLMVAARSNNLEEVKKILKKGIDPSKTNSYHLNRTPLLAAIEGRAYQTANYLWRKYTFDPNFKDNYGDSPISLLKKQLANPAFKDKEKKQIRALIKEMQEEKTTQNRCFVC from the coding sequence ATGAAAAAAAGCTTTTTTTCTGCTCTTCCTGAAGAAACAATTATCAATACATTGAGTTTCTTAAAAGCGAACACCCTGGGTCGCGTAGCTCAGACATGTCAATTTTTTAATCGCCTGGCTAATGATAAACATCTGGAACTGAATCAACTCAGACAACAACGTATAAAACAAGAGCTATGGGGAAATCTTATGGTAGCGGCAAGAAGCAATAACCTGGAAGAGGTCAAAAAGATTCTAAAAAAAGGAATCGATCCAAGCAAAACCAATAGCTACCACTTAAATAGAACGCCTTTACTAGCAGCTATCGAAGGAAGAGCTTATCAAACTGCCAATTACCTCTGGAGAAAATACACTTTTGATCCAAATTTTAAAGATAACTATGGTGATTCACCTATCTCTCTTCTTAAAAAACAACTGGCCAATCCAGCCTTCAAGGATAAGGAGAAAAAACAAATACGCGCCTTAATTAAGGAAATGCAAGAAGAAAAAACAACACAGAACAGGTGCTTTGTATGCTAA
- a CDS encoding DUF1428 domain-containing protein has protein sequence MHYVDGFVAAVPKANKEKYVEHATKAGVIFKEHGALRLVECWGDDVPEGKITSFPMAVQCKEDETVVFSWILWPSKQVRDTGMKKVMEDPRLKPDINPMPFDGKRMIYGGFNIVVDV, from the coding sequence ATGCATTATGTTGATGGATTTGTCGCTGCAGTACCAAAAGCTAACAAAGAGAAATACGTTGAACACGCAACAAAGGCTGGCGTAATATTCAAAGAACACGGCGCTTTGCGACTGGTGGAATGCTGGGGAGATGATGTACCTGAAGGCAAAATCACTTCTTTTCCTATGGCTGTCCAGTGCAAAGAAGATGAAACGGTTGTTTTTTCCTGGATCCTTTGGCCCTCGAAACAAGTTCGTGACACAGGGATGAAAAAAGTCATGGAAGATCCTCGTTTAAAACCAGACATTAACCCTATGCCTTTTGATGGCAAACGCATGATTTATGGAGGATTTAACATAGTGGTTGATGTCTAG
- a CDS encoding response regulator, with amino-acid sequence MRAKNDECTHVLLVDDDEVDLMSVQRALTKLSIPICFHIARDGVEALEQLYGNIKATKPKIIVLDIMMPKMNGIEFLRELRSHIHYNSIKVVIFTTSSNMRDKQATTGLDIAGYFVKDSQFNEFVYCCKHLLEKKSHLS; translated from the coding sequence ATGCGTGCTAAGAATGATGAGTGTACCCATGTTTTATTGGTTGATGATGATGAGGTCGATTTAATGTCTGTTCAAAGAGCGCTGACAAAATTGAGTATTCCAATTTGTTTTCATATAGCTCGTGATGGTGTTGAAGCTCTTGAACAACTCTATGGAAATATCAAAGCGACTAAACCTAAAATCATCGTCCTTGATATCATGATGCCAAAAATGAATGGTATAGAATTTCTCAGAGAATTGCGTTCGCATATTCACTATAACTCTATTAAGGTTGTTATCTTCACGACATCAAGTAACATGCGGGATAAGCAGGCAACAACAGGTTTGGATATAGCAGGATATTTTGTAAAGGACTCTCAATTTAATGAGTTTGTTTATTGCTGCAAACACTTGCTGGAAAAAAAATCACATTTATCATAG